In the Telopea speciosissima isolate NSW1024214 ecotype Mountain lineage chromosome 6, Tspe_v1, whole genome shotgun sequence genome, ACCAACCCTAGAAAAGTAAAAATTCTTTTGCTATCTTCCATGTCTTTCAGGCTTTTTTCTTATGGTTAAAAATGAAGCACAACTCATGATTAAAACAGCCTTTTAGTTGCATTCACCTTTGTACTGAATCAATCATTTTGGCCTCTATTTTATCTtccaagcaataaaagaaagaaaaatcatttaagcTAGGGTGAATAAAGGCCCATGCTTGGGAGGTTTTGATGTATGAGTTTTAGTGTGAGGCTTATAATCTTTAGTGGGGAGTGATGGCCTATAGTCCCATCATAAAAAAGAGGAGAATATCATCATAGATTGTTGATAAAAGAAAAGTTTCAAGTATTGTATTAATAAAGTTGCTTTTTATTCATGGATCCACATCTCAATCTTAAGAAACAAAACAGTAAAAGAGAATAGATGAATTCATGTCATTATCTGTCTTTCTTCCAATCCCAATATCTCACTTTTACTTGTATCTGTTAAATACAATACAATCTGGTTCTAAcaattctctcatctcttcttgtCAAAGCAGTCTTTACTGGTTTCTTTGCTTTTTGGAAGTCTGAAGATTAATGGGTCTTCCAAGTATTCCCAGCCCTCCACACCTTTATCCTCAAGCACTTCAACTCAAACTCTATCAAGCCTTCATATTTTCAGTCCCAGTCCTCTTCTCAATAATTCTGTTTCTCTTATTTTACCTCTTCTACCTCAAGAGAAGGACCTCTAATCACTCCTCTTCTCCAACAATTATTCCATGGAGATTAAATCCAGCCACTCCATCGGTAATCTCTTCCTCTGATCTCTTCTTGTGAATTTGAATTATCAgaataaaaaagaggaaaactCTTACCTTCAACATGTTATGTAGGAACTGTATGTGAAATCTGATTCTTATTACAGGGAGAAGGAAGATATTTTTCAGCTGTGCTGTGATACTAAGTTGAGTGCTACCCCTAAAGATTCGTCTTTTGATGCTCTTGGGGGCGTAACACCTAACTGGGTTAAGAGTCTTATCCTTCATCTTCCATTCATCCATGAAAATAGTAGAAGCAGCTTATTCAATCATCAACTGTAAAAGTAAATAGCTCTGGTTTTCTGGATTGCCATTTCTTATTCTGTTTTGATCTGTTATTTGCAGCCTTTTGAAGTCGACTTGAAAGAGGAACTCAAACCCAAGCTTTCTATAATCATATTTGATGAGGATATAAGGTCCAGAGAATCACAGTAAGTCCTAacactcttctctctttttttgggcAAGACCTGTTTAGTGAATACTGATCAGTGACCAACATAGTATTCTATACATTTTCGTCATGGAAATGGAGATCTCATAGGCTGAGCAAAGTCCATTGATTGAATGGGAGAGAACTGATAAGCTTAGCCTTCCTAGCAAGGCTTATGGCTTGGAGTTTAGAGAGATTTCTTATAGAGTCTTGAGAGAGTCTTAGACAGGGGAACTGAAGGTTGTAGCTAATCTGGTACCATGCATCTATCACTTGATTCACTATTATCTAGATCTTTCAACAAATTATGAGCATATCAATGAAGGGTTTTAGCCTGGTAGGTGTTGTGTGTGCCTGGGAGAATTCGAGATGAAAGAGCAATTGCACCAGATTCCATCATGCAATCATGTATTCCACATTGACTGCATTCATCACTGGCTTCAGGCAAACACTACATGTCCACTTTGTCGAGGCTCGGTCCTTGTGACTACTAGGAGGAAATCTTGCTCTTCAGATGCATCACCACCCAGTGGATTGAACTTTCAGCAAGGGATGGACACAGAAGCTGGTCATCAAACACAATTGGAATCTTCTGAACTACAACAAGCTAGCATGAGTAGTATTACTGTCACCAATTTTGCCGATGAAGATCAGTTGGGACACATCGAAGGATCAACCAGTGGAAGAACGCGTTTAACAACAGAACCCAGTAACTTGGAAGATTTGACAGTCCCCTTAGACAATGGAACTCAATATTCACATCAAGACTCAGTTGTTGTTCAGATATCAATGCATACTTCATAATTTTGAGATGTTTTAGGCATTATTTTGGGGAAAGAACTCAATAGTCATGGATATGGTAGAAATTTTATGTTTCATAGATATCTTCTCCTCTATCAGTCCTCTTCAACAGTTTAAGACTAGAATTCCACTTCAGTAAAATGACCATCATCATACAGTCATAGATTCTTCAGGTGTTCAAGttggaaggaaagaaacatCTCAATTTCATTTCACCTCGTTCGATCAATCTAATACTCTGGAACAATTTAATTCTCCATTGAagcattgaaattttttttatttgttttgtgcATCAAAAGTCTGGATACTGGCTGAAGTGGAGAAACCTTCCAAATTCTGAAATACCAATCCATTTTCTAGTGATCCACATGAAAATGAGATAGGACAAGGAAGGTTAACTCTCACTCTCTGAGCATGGATCCTGCCTCAAGCTCAATAATAATAAGATTAATTGAGTATTGCTTGGGTTTATTACAGATGGAACTGTAAAACCATATGATTATTTGTTGTGTCAATAAGTTGAATCAGCAAATTTTAATCACAGTTCTGCATAATATTTAAAGCATCCAATCACTGGATTCACAATTTCTTGATCTCAGGAGTCCTTCCACTTCACACAATCAAATATTCAAATAATTAATTCAAATCCATGGATTTAAAATCCACAAGAAAAGCCAGAGATTGAGCTTCCAACCGTAAAGCATTAGGTGGAGAGTGTTAagaaaaacaacgcccagaatggtgatttgtagaagaaaaacgaaaatagagagagcacacaacgcacaacacagagatttacaAATTCTCATAagcctatctcaaagagatatgaacaatatataggaaaaccctaacctcagaaagtacacaaatgcccctagcccaaaaaataccaaaaaacctgagccggaccaaaacataacacatggctcaaaagtactcatttcgaagatctcgacgatcCCAACACAATTCCACGCCAAGCCCCGCCATTTTCGGCATTCCGAGGtcgtttcgaggccgaaacggccctccgaagatctcaactgcactttctggaccaaatcaggcttcaccaacaacagagAACTCCTCATGGAAAGATAATGAAGGGGAAAGGACCAAGGAACCACGTGTTTTGATACTATATTGGAAGGTCTAACCTAAAACCTTAAAGCATAAGGTGAAGAGAGCTCCTCAACTATATGAAGAGACTAGAGAAATGAATAAACCGATGTAGGACTATAACTCTATTACTCCCAGCATAACATGAGATGGCTAATTAGTTGTTCCTTACATGGATGGAGAGTGGGTAGGGATCATAATGAGCAATGGAATTCAcattgattctctctctctctctcttcaaacaAAATGTTGGTCTCTTACTGAACGGAGCCATCTACCGCCCTGCCTGTGTGAGTTTGCACGCCGGCCGCACTGGCAGGCGGAAGCAGAGGATTCAAATTGTTAATTTAATCATCTCATTTATTCACTAAGGAACCTAGATAACCTATGGGGTAAAAAAAGTGACCACCTAAACGAGAGTCGTTAATATGGCATCATGGGGATTCCTTCCCACACCCAGACACGTAATGAACCATGTGACCCGCATTGATAGTCTCCTTCGTCGAACAAAATGTGAATCCTCTACTGAATGAAACCATCTCCCATCTTTTCATTGTTTCCCCTCGCTTTGTTGTCGTGGGAAATCTTAATCGCTACTATATATTGCCTCATGAGGATAAAGGGTGGGCCAACGGTAACTACCATTCGTAAAAGGGAATTAACATAATCATCTCTCATATACTCACTAATGAACTCAGATAActttgagggaaaaaaaaaaaaagggtgacaAGCTAAACGAGAGTATTAGTAAAAGGGAATTGACTCTATCAATCTCAATTATTAACCAAGGAACTAAGAGAAATTCACAAAAGGCAAACTTTAACTATTCTAGAGTCTTGATGGTGGAGCATTAGGAGGTCCAATCAGCTATCTAAACAATAATTTATTTCTCCTTTATCTACCACATGCCAAATATTTGTGCCTTACCCTCAAAAGTATGCTATAAATTTGTTTCCCCGTAATTTAAATatacaggagtgtggcctacgccaacactcacatgagtctatctctctcttctccatatgaaaagatacttCTACCTTTTGTTTTaaggatgagagagatatacacatgggagtgttggtgtagcCCACACTCCTGTACAGAAAACTATTTTCCATATAACAATTAGGATTTTCAAAAGAATAGCTACTAGCACAGCTGGCTTGAGGCTAGTACACCAGAGCCTGGCCCCTAAGAGGTTTTGAGTTAAAGGAATCGAGATTGGATTGGTTAATCCAGATTGGAATTGATTGAGATCGATCCCAATTCTGACTAGTCCAGCTTAGCCAATCATTGTACAGAAACTAGGTCCAAGACATGCTTTCGCCGATTTCGACCGATTTCTCATCAATCCTGACCAATTAATCGGGACTAATCTAGATCCCGATTCCGAGTTTATTAACCCTGCTGAAACCTGAAGAACTAACCCAACGTTAGGCTTTGTCGAGCGGTTCGGTTCAAACCCAATGAGGTACCCACTCCTTATCATTTGGTCCATAATGTCCAAGCCTCCAGGGTCAAGTCCCCTATCAATTTCGGCCCAACTCGATCCCAAAAATGCAGAAGCGGTCGCTCCGGAACAGCTGGAATCGAGATCGGTAATGGCCGATGCCGATACGAATCGGCTGATTCGACTGATCCGATTTcgatttttaaaaccttccTCAGGGACTTTTTTGTGCCTCCTGGTAATACGAAGTCGTTACCAAATTCTGATTGATTTGAAATTCTTGGTACCAGGAGCTTTGTTGTTCAGAATTCACGAGATAGGCCTCCAttgatttctagggtttagtCTGTCTGTGCGTTTGTCTGGTTTTGCCTGATTACTCCGTCGATGGGGGAGCGGGAAATGGAAGAAATGCCTCTACCCGCCTTATTCGAACAGGGGTGTAAGGTACATAACATGGCGTCTGAGTCCGGTGTTGATCAGGTAACTAGATCGACCAAGAGCATTTTCTCTAATTCTCATGTCTTTCGGACTGTTTGatgctctctctccccccaatTGAGATTTAAAGGCTAATTTCAGGATTTACAGGGCACGCTAAGAAAGGGGTGCGAAGCTTTGCAACATTGTGAAGAAATGATGAGCAAGCTAGATCTGTTCTCCGCCAACGAGACTAAAGACGATATCAGCACGACAAATCTGAAATatttgctggtttttttttttttgtcctctcCATACCAGATTTGGACTCCTTTTCTGAAATTATCCGATTGATTTATGGATAAGGAAGACTTCATGATTTATATGATATTTATGTTGTAAGGGAATTATGAAAATTGATTTCTGATCTCTGACCAAGCAATAATTACAAGTTCTGATGATATCCATTGATCTTTGTGGAGTCGGATCAGGATAAGCTGTTCTAAAGACTTCATGCTCTATATATTCCCATATTTTCATTCCTTGTTTCTTTTGTGTGTATCAAGTGTTATTGTGTTCAGCACAGCATATTAGTTTCAAATAAtactcttattcttcttcacaGGTGCCATTCTATCTAGTGGAGTTGAGAGAAAAGGTTGCAGGGGAGGACAGGATTCAGGTGCTTAAAATTTCCCAGGCAAAATTGAAGGTGAACGTCAAACCATCTCTGGAGGACCATTAAGGCTGTTTGTAAACTTTAGGAAGTAACACAATCAATGTGTGATTCACCCCTGGTGTGATTAAACATGATTAACAAAGAAACTTTAAACAAAAAACACCACACATTGCTTAATAATGTCCCAACAAGACTGTAAGAACCAGAGGCCCTACAAGCTCCAAGACTGAACACCACTTGTTTAATTTCATTCTCAGTGAGTATTGGTACTAGGGTCTCATTTCCAAATCCGGAACAGCAGGATAAAAAAACACTCCATATAAAACGGGTCTAACAAATTAAAGGTTGtataaattagggaaaattacatgattagctatttttgggttttcatttacaaaactgtccgcCCTATGAGTTAAcagaaatagacaaaaacaagttcagttttacaaaactagacaaaactaAATTATGTTAAAGTGATCCGCAAATAATTTAGAAGGAATATCATATGGTTTCATACCTTGACAATCACACAAGAAAATTTGTCTTAAAAATTGTATATAAAGGGTTTacctccaaaaaaataaaaaaaacatgtaaaCAAAGTCTAGTTCTTCTGCACATGCACGTACATATGAGAGGTAACCATCAGTCCCATTTGTTGCCATTTATAAGAGATGAAAGAtattaatggaaacaaaaaggacttctcacatgtacgttcacctgcacatacgtgcagatgatccattctcgatATTTTCGTCCTTCATACCATAGGGGATGAGAGAATTATAAACCCAAGTCCAACAAGTCCAATTATAACATCACCATCGGTGGAGAGATTTTCACCATGGATGTAGGAAAACAAGAATGGTTCATCTGCCCATAttgaacgtacatctcagagccaatcacatgtttattttgtttccataaatacccctgtTCCCcttataaatgaaaaaaataagagaagtggtttcagaggaaccgaactcaaAAATATCCTTCCCTAATCCAATTAGAAGGCAAGATCTCTTGAtcgaagagattctctcttcaccacaTGGGTGATGAGAAACCGGGTTTTCTTTTGTGTGTGCTATATCAGAGGTGAATGATGAGTCGATCCTTCCACTAGCAGTCCTTTAGCCCTGGCAGCTCACGTTAACCGTTCCATATTCACCATATACTAAACCACCACACTACGGACACCCAGTCCCCACCACAAGATACCAAAGCAAATCAATGACTTAACGTGTGTTGCTCAAGCCATGCAAGCGCTCACCCATCCACCCAGTGGTTTGGAACTGCCCACAACGCTTCACAATtaggaagaaataaaaaaataatgtcTCTAATACCCAAGATCAACCATGTTTTAACAGCAGAATAAACAAAAAAGCCGTCCCAAATTGCACTCAAAATCAAAAACAGACCACAAAGGGTGTTTGTTAAAGCATTAACCGTCCAGCGCCCGGCGCAAACACAAAGTAATACATATTTACAAGATCAAACACATTCCCTCTCCCCCTTTCCCCTCAATTGAGACCCCAAAAAACAACTCTACCATATTCATACACAACAATCCTACCTCCTTTGCCAGATGGTTCCTGTTTTTAATACTTAGCAAGCTCTTAAAAACTGAGTTGCTACAGTGAAGtacccactttttttttttaagcataAGCAAAGGGAGGGAATAACAAAATATAACGAAGGTAAGAGTAAACCAATCTCTCTCATGTTTCAGTTTTCAACTCTGAATCAATGGATACAACTGTCCCATCACCCTCTAATGATGATGCTGGACCCTTGCTTCCTGTACCCATCTTCTTCACTTGTTGGCCTGAGCAGATAAGGATTTTCCTCACCATCTTGACGAACTCCCTAAGAAATACCACAAAAAGCAGTAAATTTAAGTTCAAAATAGCTTATGAACAACCAATCAAATGACCATGTTACATGATAAAAGCATTCTACTGGATTCATCTTTTCGATTACTTACTGCCAAGGATCATCTCCCAGAAGCATCGTGTCTCCTTCATCATCAGTGAACACAAGTTGCCATTTGTCCCGGTCACGAAGCTCTCCTTCAATCTCAAACATATCCTCCAGTTCAAATATAAGTTGATCGTACCCTTCCAACGCAGTCAAGTCAACAGCCCGACCAACAGCAATCCCTTGCATTTGAACCTTCAGAATCACAAATCCACTTTCTGTGAACAAATTATCAGATGAATGACACTATTGTGCTTCCTAATTAAAATCTATACTTCATGACCTCTTTCTAAATAAAATCTGTgttcatcatgcacctttgatTAATAAACAACAGGTTTTAACATACCTTGATACGACTCCTGGTGGAAGAACTACAGAAACTCAGCTTGCTTTGACTCTCCTTTGGTGACACCTGTAGcaaacattgtttctgttcCTTCGAGACCTTTGAGAGGTCCGATTTTTGGTCTGAATCAGCTCCCGAACCAGCCAGTGGGGTCGATCCATCAATGGTTGCACTGGATACACTCATGGGACATGATGGTGTCTTCTCCGTAGAACCCGGGATATCTGGTATATTTACCAGATCGATCCCAAACAACCGGTAACCACTTGCCATCTCAGGTTTCTTCCTTCTGTCTACAGGATCAACCATCAAATTGTTGCTCAGCTTCGATGCGTCCACGGTAGAAAAACCTGGGAGAAACGAACATGAAATACCAGTTTTACGATCTTCAGCCGACTCCTGAAACAGATTCAGGGAGACATCCACTTGTGGAGATTGCAGCCACCCCCCATCCGTCCAGGTCTTCGAGGTACAGCTATTGCTGCTATTGATGAGGCTGCCCTTAGATTCTTGCTGCTTTGGATGCCACAAAGCTTGATTTTCGTTGCTTTGGGCTTCAACACCACTCATCTGTGTTAGGTCATGGGACTGGGTCGATCCAGGATACCAGTATACTGAAGCTGCAGAATTAGCAGCAGTTTCTACATCCAGAACACGAAAGTTTAAAACACATTCAACCCAGCAAAGGTAGAAAGGAAAAAGACAACAGGTTAAAGTTTCTCTCACCAAGTACAGGGGGGTCTATTGGTGGTCTTGGCCTTTTGTTCTTTACTGCAAGTGGAGTCAGGTTTGAAGGAGCAGAAGCAACAAAAGGATCAATCTCCCATGGAGAAACCCTCTCTGGTCTTTGGATAGGAGATGCAGGTTCATCCCATTGAACctagaaagaaaaaacagtTTAAGAACGCAAGTataaaaagaatacaagaatcTTCCGAACAAAAACGTATGTACTGAAAGAAATTCCTACCTTCAATGATCTCCATCTAGAATCTTTCCACTGGGTAGAGACATCTCCAACCCCAACAATTGTACCGGTAAACCTGATCAACAAAAACAAGTTGAACATTAGGTGAAAGAAGGAACGAACAGCACAAAGAATTCAAGACCAAAAAATGTTCCACCGACAAAACAAAGTACCTTCTTTCAGGGGAATCTTCACCCTCAAATCGCATCTTGAATCTCATACCAACTGAAAACCCATTCTTAGCAGCTTCCAAATACTTGTTCAAGCCTATAATGAACTGACTCGTCCTAATGAAAACAACGAAGAGGAGAGATAAAGTAACAACAAAACAGTAAGAAGAACATCCCACTAACGTTTATTTGACAGCAAAAATCAACTCATAGAGGAACATTTCCAACCTTGGCTTGTAAAAAACGATAAAGAGGGTCTGAGTAGCTACAGCATGAGATGCAGTAGCAAGAACTCCAAGGTGCATGCTTTGGCTTGATATCACAGACGATGGCATGGTACTTTGTTGACGAGCAAGACGTCTAACTCCAACACGTAATTCTCCATTCTCCCCCCTATATAATCATCAGTCAGATAAAATTGGAACTACTACAAAgtataactactcaaaatccTGAAAATCAGAAAGCTGAGAGAagatgtgatcatattaaagccCTCTGCTCAAATACCTCAGGAAAACAAATGCATCCCCTGCAACCAATCTCTTAGAAGTGACGAACGTACTCCATCCCGTTGTAAGTAAATGCCTGCGGGGTTGACCTGGTACATTCAATTTAAAAGAGGTAGGACTCCTCAGTCATTTACATGTCCTCATACCACCATGTTTAATACTATTTGGAATGAAAAATTTAGCTTCGATTTGTTTGACTATGTTTCTGAAATAACTTGGACATCAATAACCAAAACCACAATATAATTGatataaaagaaaacagaaaaatggAACTGCAGGTACCTCTGAAGATATGCTTAAATCGCCACTCATAACCATGAAGATCCTTTGCAGTCAATTCCTGGGTTGGAGTTGGCTGGTTCATGtccttcaagaaaaaaagcCACAGTGAAGTAAGAAAACCACTAAAGGAAGCGAAGTAAATacgaaaaaacaaaatataatgaGAAATACcaatggaggaaggcattcgtTAGCGTGTTTCCGAAGAACAGAGAAGCCGCCATGAGTACTTGTATCAGACGCAGTTAAAATCTTGCAGAAAGAGTGAACGGTGGGTCGCAGAGGTTCAGGAGTGCTTGGATCAGGACTCCTGGGCTCACTTTGCTGTAGAAATTATATCAGAaaacttaaattaaattttCTCCACTTGCAACTACACAATTGAAcgggttgaaatttgaaaagtaaGTCTTACATCTAATTCAGGTTGTAAAGTAATTTGCGCGTAAACTTCATCGGTTTCTTGTTCAGCCTGGAAATAGTAGAAAttagcaaaaatacaaaaaacccaaagagagagagtgagaggcgAAGTTTAAAAAGATGAATACCAGCAATTCTATATGTATAACACGACAAAGGATCTTCGAAGGAAGATTAAACATAGGAATTTGCTGAT is a window encoding:
- the LOC122663982 gene encoding probable E3 ubiquitin-protein ligase RHA4A isoform X2, with amino-acid sequence MGLPSIPSPPHLYPQALQLKLYQAFIFSVPVLFSIILFLLFYLFYLKRRTSNHSSSPTIIPWRLNPATPSPFEVDLKEELKPKLSIIIFDEDIRSRESQQTLHVHFVEARSL
- the LOC122666084 gene encoding PP2A regulatory subunit TAP46-like, yielding MGEREMEEMPLPALFEQGCKVHNMASESGVDQGTLRKGCEALQHCEEMMSKLDLFSANETKDDISTTNLKYLLVPFYLVELREKVAGEDRIQVLKISQAKLKVNVKPSLEDH
- the LOC122664688 gene encoding auxin response factor 11-like, which encodes MAYAENFRGSSVSQPNFSSERKDTGYVGDELYAELWRACAGPLVDVPRLGQRVFYFPQGHMEQLEASTNQELNQQIPMFNLPSKILCRVIHIELLAEQETDEVYAQITLQPELDQSEPRSPDPSTPEPLRPTVHSFCKILTASDTSTHGGFSVLRKHANECLPPLDMNQPTPTQELTAKDLHGYEWRFKHIFRGQPRRHLLTTGWSTFVTSKRLVAGDAFVFLRGENGELRVGVRRLARQQSTMPSSVISSQSMHLGVLATASHAVATQTLFIVFYKPRTSQFIIGLNKYLEAAKNGFSVGMRFKMRFEGEDSPERRFTGTIVGVGDVSTQWKDSRWRSLKVQWDEPASPIQRPERVSPWEIDPFVASAPSNLTPLAVKNKRPRPPIDPPVLETAANSAASVYWYPGSTQSHDLTQMSGVEAQSNENQALWHPKQQESKGSLINSSNSCTSKTWTDGGWLQSPQVDVSLNLFQESAEDRKTGISCSFLPGFSTVDASKLSNNLMVDPVDRRKKPEMASGYRLFGIDLVNIPDIPGSTEKTPSCPMSVSSATIDGSTPLAGSGADSDQKSDLSKVSKEQKQCLLQVSPKESQSKLSFCSSSTRSRIKVQMQGIAVGRAVDLTALEGYDQLIFELEDMFEIEGELRDRDKWQLVFTDDEGDTMLLGDDPWQEFVKMVRKILICSGQQVKKMGTGSKGPASSLEGDGTVVSIDSELKTET
- the LOC122663982 gene encoding probable E3 ubiquitin-protein ligase RHA4A isoform X1, translating into MGLPSIPSPPHLYPQALQLKLYQAFIFSVPVLFSIILFLLFYLFYLKRRTSNHSSSPTIIPWRLNPATPSPFEVDLKEELKPKLSIIIFDEDIRSRESQCCVCLGEFEMKEQLHQIPSCNHVFHIDCIHHWLQANTTCPLCRGSVLVTTRRKSCSSDASPPSGLNFQQGMDTEAGHQTQLESSELQQASMSSITVTNFADEDQLGHIEGSTSGRTRLTTEPSNLEDLTVPLDNGTQYSHQDSVVVQISMHTS